A region of the Pricia mediterranea genome:
TTGTGATGATTTTTTCCTGCCGAACCTCGGTCGCTATGATGGCATTGTCTTCCGTAGCTCCGTCCGAATCAGCTTCTTCTCCTTGGTTCGACTCCGTTTCGGACCTTGCGGGTGCGGCATCCTTTTTTATTTCGGTTATCTCAGTGTTCGGAACGGATAATGGCTCTTCATTAGTAAAGAACAATACGGATAGAAACAGAATTCCAATAAGTCCGGCCGCGATGCCATACTTCCAAAACCGAGGTGAAGTTCGGGTTTGCGATACTTCCAATTGGTCGGATATCCTGCCCCAGGCTTCTTCGGAGGGTTTTATTTCGCGACTTCGCAAGCGTTCTTTCAGCTGTTGTTCAAACTTATTCGGTTCCATATCCTATGATATTATTTTGTTTTAGCTGCTCCCGCAATAGCCTTTTCGCCTTGGACAGCTGCGATTTCGAGGTGTTTTCGGAGATATCCAACATTTCGGCGATCTCCTGATGTTTGTACCCCTCGATCGCGTGAAGCACGAACACGGTGCGGTACCCATCGGGCAAGGCATCGATGAGGGACTGAAGAGCATCCAAATCCCATCCGGAGCTGTCCGCCGCCGTCTGTGGATACGCCTCTTTTAAGACAATCTCATCATACACTATAAACTGGTTCTTGCGTAAAAACGAGATGCTTTCCCGAACCATGATCCGCCGTACCCATCCTTCGAAACTACCTTCGTGCCGAAACGTTCCCAAATGTTTGAACACCTTCACAAATCCCGTTACCATGACGTCTTCGGCAAACTGTAAATCCTTGATATACCCTCTGCAAACCCCAAGCATTTTTGGAGCATACATATCATACAACCGCCGCTGCGCTTCCCGGTTACCGGAGGCCGATCTTTTGATCAGCTGCTTTTCGTTCTTGTAAAAAGGTATAATTTTCAAAGTTGTTGAGTTGCCTTCTATTTACTAAGACGCAGGCAATGACGATAAGGTTGCCCGAAGTGCGAAATAATTTAAAATCGTGATATCGACAAGAGGCAAATTGTGGTTTGGACCAATCTTCCCCGCACCGGATAAAGGGATTAGATACCTGCTATGTGATGCTAGGGGAAGCTTGGAAGGTCAAGAATG
Encoded here:
- a CDS encoding RNA polymerase sigma factor, with product MKIIPFYKNEKQLIKRSASGNREAQRRLYDMYAPKMLGVCRGYIKDLQFAEDVMVTGFVKVFKHLGTFRHEGSFEGWVRRIMVRESISFLRKNQFIVYDEIVLKEAYPQTAADSSGWDLDALQSLIDALPDGYRTVFVLHAIEGYKHQEIAEMLDISENTSKSQLSKAKRLLREQLKQNNIIGYGTE